Proteins encoded within one genomic window of Methanosarcina barkeri str. Wiesmoor:
- a CDS encoding WD40 repeat domain-containing protein, with amino-acid sequence MRQSVGIWLFIALGLFLLLSTDLGAADPVIPDSGDVNLSELRAFDLFCKCETGCIVNTVSLSSRGNYLAVGDFNHDVSLFNSEGKKLWNYTTGDIVYTVSISPEGTGVVAGSNDKNIYFFNREGKLLWSYETGGSVNCVVVSSDGSYVAAGSDDGKIYFFNKEGRLLWNFDSGDSVRSIALSREGSYVTAGGSNYCIYLFDREGNKIWEQKTGSVINCVCITPQARYVAAGGSNYNVYFLNHKGDFSWIHNPAYWISSVSLTNNGSYLAAGSFDDKIYLFNSTGTKLWDYRAKDDIYSVTISPDSSFIAAGSWDDTLYVLDLDGKELWNYSCGGNINSVSVSLDSSTLAAASDDGAAYLFERNSTVFAQIFRDARFLSGEGLGLPLKESMATTGGIENVVEIASASSGKMSGDIKSENYPAAESSTSTKGSLRLSGLLNFFKYPIFLLLAVLIVAIYLKNRAFKKRTGEENLEDFENLDDEKYRPGN; translated from the coding sequence TTCGGAACTCAGAGCTTTTGACCTGTTTTGTAAATGTGAAACAGGATGTATAGTTAATACGGTTTCTCTTTCTTCCAGAGGAAATTATCTTGCAGTTGGGGATTTTAATCATGATGTTTCTCTTTTTAATTCTGAGGGGAAGAAACTCTGGAATTATACTACTGGAGATATTGTCTACACTGTATCAATCTCTCCCGAAGGGACTGGCGTAGTTGCAGGAAGTAACGATAAGAATATATACTTTTTTAACAGGGAAGGAAAATTACTCTGGAGTTACGAAACAGGGGGCAGTGTGAATTGTGTTGTAGTCTCTTCCGATGGTTCATATGTAGCAGCAGGCAGTGATGACGGCAAAATTTATTTTTTTAATAAAGAAGGCAGGTTGTTATGGAATTTTGATTCCGGTGACTCTGTCCGCAGTATAGCCCTCTCCAGAGAAGGCTCTTACGTTACAGCCGGAGGTTCTAATTATTGTATTTACCTCTTTGACAGAGAAGGAAATAAAATCTGGGAACAAAAGACAGGCAGTGTAATCAATTGTGTGTGCATTACTCCACAGGCTCGTTATGTGGCCGCCGGAGGCTCCAATTATAATGTATATTTCCTTAACCATAAAGGGGATTTTTCCTGGATACACAACCCTGCTTACTGGATCAGCAGCGTTTCCCTGACAAACAACGGTTCGTATTTGGCAGCAGGAAGCTTTGACGATAAAATCTACCTGTTTAACAGCACAGGAACAAAACTCTGGGACTACAGGGCAAAAGACGACATCTACTCTGTTACAATTTCGCCGGATTCGTCATTTATTGCAGCCGGAAGCTGGGACGATACGCTTTACGTGCTAGATCTGGATGGGAAAGAGTTATGGAATTACAGTTGCGGAGGAAATATTAATAGTGTGTCCGTTTCTCTCGATAGCTCAACCCTTGCTGCAGCAAGTGATGACGGAGCAGCGTATCTTTTTGAGCGGAACTCCACGGTTTTTGCACAGATATTCAGAGATGCTCGTTTCCTTTCAGGAGAAGGGCTCGGGCTGCCTTTAAAAGAAAGCATGGCAACAACGGGAGGCATTGAAAATGTAGTTGAGATTGCTTCAGCCTCCTCAGGTAAAATGTCGGGTGATATAAAAAGTGAAAACTATCCTGCTGCAGAGAGTTCAACTTCTACAAAAGGTTCATTAAGGCTTTCGGGACTGCTTAATTTCTTTAAATATCCAATATTCCTTTTACTGGCAGTTTTAATAGTAGCGATCTATCTGAAAAATCGAGCCTTTAAAAAACGGACTGGAGAGGAAAACCTGGAGGACTTTGAGAACCTTGATGATGAAAAATACAGGCCTGGAAATTAA